Genomic window (Daucus carota subsp. sativus chromosome 5, DH1 v3.0, whole genome shotgun sequence):
TGATGCCAtaatttatattagaaaaatctattttccttcATCTTACATTTTAAAGAAAAGTGATTTTGCTAGCTACCTagataaaatttgtatttatatataataatatgttattttctTATTGGCATGTGTAAATAATTTCAGTAAGTGTAAATAAATGTttccttattaaaaaaaacctcTATAATAAGAAGTATGAGAGCACAACTTATAATAAaggaattattttatattttttttcatctttgaaaatacaataaattattcaaataaaataattatacaagCAAACTGATTAAATGAGGGTAACTGTCAAGAAATTTTTGATTAAGATAAATGATAATGTATAGAGTTCAAGAAGTATTTGTTGAATGTGGATATATTATATTgatcaatttgataaaatatactaTTCCCCACATTTTgttaaacataatataattttggctATAAAATAAAAGAAGTGTGTGGGTGATTCCAGATTATTCTTATAAGTACAtgcatttgtttttaattttgaatgcATGTATTAGTCCAGATGCATAATCTCTAGAATATTCTCGTCTTTTGCTTTCTAGCATTTAATTAGTCTTTAGATCTTTCTATTGAGTCCTATATAAAGCCTCTTGTACCAAATCATTTGTCATCAACTAAGTTAAAgcaattcattatatataaatttctctTTTCCTAAATATCTGAGTTGTGGGAGTTTTAGTGAAAACCTTTCTTCCGCCATCCAACACATTTCTAGCCCACATCCTGGTTCTAAGTCTATTCTAGTTTTGTCCTTCTCCTTAGATTTCCTCGATTTCTTCACCTCCCCTTGGTTTCTCcgctataaaattttaaacacagatatatatatagtcttagaAGAATGGCCATGATCACTAAAGCTAGCTGGCTGTTAATAAGTGAGAATTGAAATGATTTGCCGATTAAATTTAATTAGCAATGGTGATCTATGTATGCCTATGTGTTTAATTCCCTTGATAAAAGATGGTGCCATGTAAGTTCAAGAGTTCTAATTTAATTGTGAGGATAATATTATGTAACCATTTTGATTTGATGGGTAATCGTTATTTAATCTTCTTTTACTCATAAATTATAGGGTTTTGGCGTTCGAGATTATTCTTGGTACATCTGTAAAAGCCCTAGAAGGAAGCCCGTTACACCGGCAGGCGAAGCTGGTACACTTTTGACGGGGTTAAAGCTCTGGAGGCATATGATGAAGGTGgtgttataaatagaaattcTGGTCTTCATGGAATTGCATCTTCTATTGGACGCACTTTAGAAGGGCGATTTCACGTCATATGTCTCGATGAATTGATGTACGTTGGTATTTGTCCTCTATTGTTACCCTTCACTACAATTTTTTACCTGATGACCCACAAAACATCGGATATGCTGTAAATCTGGTCTTCTAAATCCGAAATTGCCAGGTGGAGAAATCCCATGTGGCTTCATCGGATATGCTGTAAATCTGGTCTTCTAAATCCGAAATTGCCAGGTGGAGAAATCCCATGTGGCTTCATGGGATATGCTGTAAATCTGGTCTTTATATTGATTACCAAAACGTATCCTGGGTCACCACCTCTGGCCATGGCCTTAGAGAGACTCTCTTCTATCATCTATTCTCGCTCCTGCAAGTTTATAGAACTATGAAATATATGTATAAGGCCCTCCCATTCATAAAAGATGGAGCTGTATTTTTGGATGGTGGAATAATGAGTCCTGATGTTTTTACCTTGGCCATTGGGTTTTTTTTTGCATAACGTTGATCAAAATTTCCTCTTAGTAGCATAGCCATTGTGACAACTTTAATTGTACATTCACATTTCTTCTGTTTCCTCTTAGTAGCATAGCCATTGTGACAACTTTAATTGTACATTCACATTTCTTCTGTTGCAACTGTACAATTTCTTGGAACAAGTTTATATGATTAGCAAAGAATTCTTTGATAGAAGAGTATGTTATTATTTGTTAGTATGATATATATTACTCATATTACTCATAAATATGCAAATAAGGCACTAGGATATGAAAGTATTAATtcaataacaaaattaaaacgtaaaactaaaattaaaagaataaaagagaAGGAAAATTCTTATGAAACGAATGAGTTTGATTCTTTTCGTTTCCTTTGTCGGCGATGTTTTAGTAAATTGCATGTGATATACAAATagcataaaacaaaattttgtgctatttttttttatttttagaccACTATTAAATCTATCAACAATAAACGGCCACCATATCTGTATGTATTTTGTTTctaatatatagtattaaaaaatgtAAATTGGAATCTTATAGAAGCTAACAATAAAAATTTTTATTTGGTTTCACgatcaaaataatataagtaAAATAATTCAAGATCATTCATTAACTTTCTCCTAATTttaatttgtgaattttatttgattttcaagtATAAACAAATTACCATCCCTACATATaataatcattataaatttactaattctaataaatttttgaatgataagtttgtaaattattttgttatacTGGTCGAGACTTGAACtattatattaatactaaaaagCTTTAGAAAAGACAAATTgactcaaaaataatatattaatttgtgaaATTTTTTCTCACTATAAAATTTGTTCATATTAATAAGTAATAATGTGCTTCCTACATATTTATTAGCTAATTAATAATTTCCATCAACTGAAAAAGCACTGATGTTCGAAAACAAACCTTGTCTTGGCACTTCACCTCCAAGTTTGTTGTGGGAAAGATTGAGGAATTCGATCAGATGAAACCCATCAAAAATATTTGGAATATCCCCGGATATATTATTACTTGAGAGATCTAAATTATGAAGACTTTTCAAGGATTTGAAAGAAGATGGAATTCTACCTTGAAAAAGATTTCCGCCCATGTACAGCCCCTCCAACATCACACAATCACCCAGGGTTGTGGGTATTTCTCCTGTCAGTCTGTTATTCCAAACATCTAGTGTAACCAATTGTTTCAAGTTTCCGATGTTGAATGTTAAGGGTCCTCCTGAGAATAGATTTTGGTCCAAATAAAGAATTAAACATTGGGAAGAAAACCCAATTTCCGCAGGTATTATTCCTCCAAGACTATTGTTAGAAAGGTACACTTCCTGTATAGTTGAGATGTTAAATAATTGAGGAGGTAAGCTTCCTCGGAGCATATTATACTCTAAACTGAGTACGCCTAATTGAGTAATGTTGCCAATAGAAGTGGTATTACTCCAGATATGTTGTTGCCACCGAAATCTAGTTCACCCAACTGTGATAGCTCTCCAATTGAATCTGGAATAGTCCCTGTCAAAAAGTTTCGTGCAATCCCAAGGTCTTTCACGTTGACAAGTTTTCCAATATCACGGGGTATGCTTCCGTATATGTGGTTTCCAAACAAATAGAGTGTCTCTATGGTGGTGGAGAGATTTACAATTGAGCTGGGGAGCTTCCCTCTTAAACCATTCTGACTGAAGTCCAAGTAAGTTAGAAGGGTACAATTTACCAGAGAATTGAAAAAGATCCAGTCTTGGAGCTGCGAATAGTCTGCCAATGGATTCTGACCCAGACCTAGCACTTGAAGATTAGGAAGGCTATTCCAGTTGATTGGTATAGGCCCAGTAATACTGTTTGCCGAGATGTCAAGGTTAACAAGATTGGACGCATTAACTATTGACGGTGGAAGTGGCCCTGAAAACAGGTTACCTTCACCGTAAAAGCCTTGCAACCTCGGAAGGGTGAAGCCTAAATCTGATGGAAGTGTCCCTTCTAATACATTCTGGTTTAGACCGACAATATAGAGGGACGAACTGTTGTAAAGTGAAGGGGGAACCAGACCCCCCAAACCGTTTACTCCTAAATTAAGAAACTGTAAACTTGTGTGATGTGCAAGTTCCAAAGGTATTCCCCCAACTAAATTGTTATAGGCTAGATCAAGAAAAAGAAGGGTTGATATATTACCTATTGAAGGTGGAATTGAGCCTGTGAAATTATTGACTCGAGCATCAAACTGATCAAGCTTAGACCAAGAGGAAAACTCTGAGGGTAGTTTTCCTTCAAGTTCATTGTTACTCATACTAAGTTTTCTAATATCTGTACAATAACTCAAATTGGCTGGGAATCCACCTGTGAAATAATTCTGTCTCAAATTAAGATACTGGAGGCGAAACAATAGTCCAATTTCATTTGGAATCGAGCCATGAAAGTTGTTCTGGTAGACCTAAAGTCCTCTGAGAAACGAAAGATTACCAATATGTGGAGACAATCTGCCCCCCAAGTGTTGGTCGGAGATATTTAGTTTTATGACTCTCTCCCGTCTGCTGCTGCACGTAACGCCCCTCCACTGACAGAAGTGCATCGAAGTGTTCCATGAGTCCAGGGCACCCAATGGATCATATACGGAAGCCTTAAAAGAAAGCAAGGCCTGCTGATCAGTGTCGTTGCTTCGAAAAgcaaatacaaatattttcgGTGTTGCTGATACTAGTAAACAGGAAATGATAAATGGGAAGATCATGGTTGTAGAATAAAACAGAGCAATGAAGTATTGCTACTGAAAATACTGTGGACTATAATACAACCTTCATGATGTCTTTCCGCAACGACTTTGTAGGCCAAGTCGTGTTCAAAGATCATCAGCACATATTAAATGGCGATTATGATCTGCCAAAGAAGACtaaatataaaactataatAGAAGTGCTTGTCAAGACTGTTTCTTGTATACCATAAGCACTCATTCTTATATCTATGCTAGCTCATTATACTTTCTAATTTAGTTGTTCAACTTTTAAGGGGTAGATTAGTGAGAGGTTTTGCAATGAGATATAAGTTTTATGGGTAAGATGTATGAAGAAGGGTATGATCATGAATtttatttctcatatttttatatttagttaagtaattaaatataatgtttaacacaaaattttataatgaagcaaaattatattgtaataataattttattaatatatttaattaattcttgaaaattgaatatattgatttgagAACTCAACCAATTATATTATATCAACTACTCATACCATCTTAGCCGGATACCATACGACACCTATGGTTAGGTAATTAGATTAAGGCTCtgcattttaatatataattatataaaaaaaagaaatattgtAACACTAAATGCTATATATACTCTATTTGATAtctcattttaaaattaattatagattttAATATGTGATATAAAGTTGGTTAAAGTGACCACTTtaaagtggacaactaattaTTAGAGTATATTAGTATGAAGGGTTctattaaatagaaaatcataaatattataattatctcgttaaaaatattttaactagaatgatcaaaatttttaaattttatagggATTTTCATTATATCAAAAAAGTTGTGCTAATTTTTGACGAGTATGTGTTTTAGAAATAGTTACCAAAGTTATCCTTAGTCCGTTTTCATATTTTAAGTTTACTCCACCTATATTATCATAAACTTAATCATTTCTATTTCGTGGAATCATCACATACTTTAAAAAAGTTTCAAGTTAAATTATTAGTTGCTATATGATTTATTGCACTAATTTAAACTCCATCTATACTAtacaacataggtttaatttgtagtcgtacaaaattttggtttggtcatctccgTTGTAACTACAAGTCTATCACATGTAAACTTCTCTTGCTATTACAACATTAAAGAATTTTATACCATTTAAATTACAAAGATGTAGTAGAGGATAAAAACACGactattattcttttaaatataatttatatactatattataataaaccgacattggtataatttgtagtcatccaaaaaatataatcagttggtaaatataatcgggttaaaatccaattcatcaattctaaaatactattaaaatgatattaaaatttaaattataattaataaattatgaattttatatccgcccgtgcttcgcacgggttaaaggctagtatattatTAGATGACATTCACATATAACAATTAACAAGTATCCTTAACATATATAGGACATGAATGCATTTTGCTAGGGGAGACTGAAAATGTCAAAAGACCAAGTCCTTTCTCACAAAAACACAGATCTGATCCCTAGTTAGAAAGCATTCAAAAGCTACTATGGAGTCATCTCGCTGTCATCAAGACAAACAGAAAAATACAATTCAAACCAGCTATGGGTGAGTCATCTCGCATTGGAGAAAACTGTTAAAACATCTAGCAGTCGTCAAGACTACTGCATAATTAACCCCAGCAGATTTTAGTGTGCCAGGTCCCCAAGATAACTGCATGATCCTTGACTTTACTGACAATAGAGCATCCACAGGGAATGTTCGTTCCTTGCCGTCCAGCATGGCTGCACAGATAGAAGTCAAACTCAGTGGGATATGTATGATCATACAACTGTCCCTCGCACTACATTCCTTGGTGAGTTGCAGAGTACATATGCTTGTGACACTGATTCCAGCACGCAACTGATGCCTTTTCTTTAGTACATTTTtagagcattttcttcattatttgctgaAATTATgccatatatatttgaattcagAGGATGTCCACAATAACATCTGAAATAAAACTTTATATTAATCGAAATATATAGTGCAGTCAAAGATACTATTGTTCCTATGATGCCAAACATAAGATAACTAGGCATCCAATTACCCGAGGAACTTGTGAGCTAAGAACACGGTGATCATCTGCGGTGCAATGAAATGAGTGATATAGAATTTCATATATAGCATTATTTAAGTGAAATTTCACTATTTAAGAATAACAAAATTAGTGTCGTATTTCAGTATGTTAAAAAGTATTAGTGAGATTAATAGGTAATTAATTTTACTAAatgtaaatattaataaaaaatttcaaatattaaatccttaccaatttttttttaaatattgtacAAATTTTACATTCTTAATTAACTAGTTAGATTTTCTCTTACGAAATTGTGGCATTTTTAAAATCACATAGGAATCTAGAATCATATACGAACAAACGCCCCTAATTATCGTGATCTAGGTATCTGCttgtatctaaaattttataatcacaCAAAATCCTTATAATTAAAAAGGGTAAAAAGTACAAACCAGATCTGCttgtatctaaaattttataatcacaCAAGATCCTTATAATTAAAAGTGGTAAAAAGTACAAACCAGATCTGCTTGTATCTGTTTGGGATCCTAGATCTGCttgtatctaaaattttataatcacaCAAGATCCTTATAATTAAAAGTAGTAAAAAGTACAAACCAGATCTGTTTGTATCTGTTTGGAATCTGATGGCGCAGGTGCTTGTTGGTATGAATTTACTTTGAGCATCATAATAAACGCCCCTAATTATCGTGATTTAGGTATTTGCttgtatctaaaattttataatcacaGAAAATCCTTATAATTAAAAGTGTTAAAAGGTACAAACCAGATCTGCTTGTATCTATTTGGGATCTGATGGCGCAGGTGCTTGTTGGTATGAATTTACTTTGAGCATCACAACAAACGCCCCCTAATTATCGTGATTTAGGTATATGCttgtatctaaaattttataatcacaGAAAATCCTTATAATTAAAAGTGGTAAAAAGTACAAACCAGATCTGCTTGTATCTGTTTGGGATCTGATGGCGCAGGTGCTTGTTTGTATGAAATTATTTTGAGCATCACAACAAACCCCCTAATTATCGTGATCTAGGTATGGAAGACaagtctttttcttcttttttgcgattcaaacataaatatatttatgtgtgtgtgtgtgtatatatattcacaaatgatataacaaaaaaatctaGTACATATACTAAAGAATgttgatttaaataaataagcaaCTCTTATTAAGTTGGAATTGCAAAGAAAAATTTACTTCTTCGTATTCATTATATGGTGGCTGTATGGAGAAAATTGTGAAGGTTATACCTCTCATGTAAAACCTATACTCTATATATAGCACATCAATATATCTAGAATGTTCCTCAATTTGGGCTTTGGTCACAACTAGTGGGCCTGGATTTGCCATTTAAGGATATTCCAGAAATTcataacatttttaattttgaactaTTATTTActttaattcattttataatattttttgaaaatgtgaGGTTCTTCTCTCATTTTGTGTAACATTTTAGACTGACTTGGGCTTGAGACATTATGGGCCTTCTTTTTTGGATCTTAACTAGTTAAACAAGTAACTTGGAACTTTAACCTGTTAAAGATAGTTTAAATAAGTGAAATGCTTTACTTTCATATTCCACTtccaataaatatataaaatttaaatatatacttttctccATCTTTCAACTCACTAGCTACGACATCCCCTCATCCCCATCCACTTATCTACTCCATCatcatctttctttttctcGATTCATCGAAACTGTTTCCTTCATCCCGACGACCTCTCCATGTATATTTTCTTCCCCCATCTTCTTACATCTCTCTCTTCGTCGATATGATTCAAATACAAAATACTCATACATCTTATAGTTTTATCATATCTTCGGTAAAATGGATATGGTAATATGAGATGTGAGCCGCTCGGATCCGTAATAAAAGACTATGGTAGTTAAATCGTTTGTGGAAGAGAGAGAAACTACTGTGGTAGGTGAACTACGTGTGGAGGAGATAAAAATCGTTGTTGTAATTAAGTCACTAGCGTAGGAGAGAGGTCATGTCGTGGTAGTTGGATACTTGGATCGGGGGAAGAAATTAAGAGAAGGCACTTAAAGCGGAAGAAACTCCtgcaaaattttatgatttatatcaTAAAAGTTAGTGATGTGCCTAACACATGTTACTGATTTCTTTGGTACATATTGGTGTTATAgattaaatttgataatttatcaaaaataatagaaCAAAAtcaagtgaatttttgatctaCATGTTACTTGCGGAAAGATGagataataatagagatatgaAGTGGTTCTCACTATAATTATACAGATAACATTGATAATATTGTATATagctaatatataaatatgttatgagAATCAAAAGGATTTCATTAGAGTAAgactattaaatatttgatatattttttcgttatacttagttataatttttaacatacAATTAGATCTAAATATATTCAAACATGCAATgcgataatttatttataaaaatcaatttttcttcatcttataTAATAAGTACGGCATTACGGCATTACGTGAAAATCATTgatcatatatgtgtgtatgttgtgtatatatgtatgtctaTACTTATATGTGagagatatgttatatattaaatagtaaTTTGTGATGTATAAACTAGTTAGTGATTAAAAATTGGTGAGGGACTGATTTTTAATTTGTAGGCTAGTTTGTATAGGCCGCAGCCTCGGTGGCCACAGTGGTGGGCCATGGCACCAAAAGGGTCGGGGCTGACAGTATATGTGGGTTGGTTTGGTGGGAGTGGATGTGGATAAGTGACAGTATATGAGTGTAGGTGAGGAAGTGGCTGGTTATATATGAAAGaaatttttggtttttattcaattttatttttattatatatatatatatatatatattaaatatttgatatattttttcaaaatacatatttataattttaacatataattagatttaaaattttcaaacatgTGAtgccataatttattttagaaaaatctattttccttcATCTTACATTTTAAAGAAAAGTTATTTTGCTTGCTAACTagataaaatttgtatttatatataataatacgtTATTTTCTTATTGGCATGTGTAAATAATTTTAGTAAGTGTAAATAAATGTTTCCTTGTTAAAAAAAACCCCTACACTAAGAAGTATGAGAGCACAAATTATAATAAaggaattattttatatattttttatctttgaaaatacaataaattattcaaataaaataattatacaagCAAACTGATTAAATGAGGGTAATTGTCAAGAAATTATTGATTATGATAAATGATAATGTATAGAGTTCAAGAAGTATTTGTTGAATGTGGATATATTATATTgatcaatttgataaaatatactattacccacattttgttaaatataatataattttggctATAAAATAAAAGAAGTGTGTGGGTGATTCTAGATTATTCTTAGTACAtgcatttgtttttaattttgaatgcATGTATTAGTCCAGATGCATAATCTCTAGAATATTCCCGTCTTTTGCTTTCTAGCATTTAATTAGTCTCTAGATCTTTCTTTCTATTGAGTCCTATATAAAGCCTCTTGTACCAAATCATTTGTGATCAACTAAGGTAAAacaattcattatatataaatttctctTTTCCTAAATATCTGAGTTGTGGGAGTTTTAGTGAAAACCTTTCTTCCGCCATCCAACACATTTTTAGCCCACATCCCGGTTCTAAGTCTATTCTAGTTTTGTCCTTCTCCTTAGATTTCCTCGATTTCTTCACCTCCCCTTGGTTTCTCCgctataaaattttacacacatatatatatagtcttagaAGAATGGCCATGATCACTAAAGCTAGCGTGGCTGTTAATAAGTGAGAACTGAAATGATTTGCGGATTAAATTTAATTAGCAATGGTGATCTATGTATGCCTATGTGTTTAATTCCCTTGATAAAAGATGGTGCCATGTAAGTTCAAGAGTTGTATTTTAATTGTGAGGATAATATTATCTAACCATTTTGATTTGATGGGTAATCTTTATTTAATCTTCTTTTACTCATAAATTATAGAGTTTTGGCATTCGAGATTGTTCTTGGTACATCTGTAAAAGCCCCAAAAGGAAGCCCGTTACACCGGCAGGCGAAGCTGGTACACTTGGGGGGAATACCAGGCCTAGAC
Coding sequences:
- the LOC108221650 gene encoding putative receptor-like protein kinase At3g47110, with product MSNNELEGKLPSEFSSWSKLDQFDARVNNFTGSIPPSIGNISTLLFLDLAYNNLVGGIPLELAHHTSLQFLNLGVNGLGGLVPPSLYNSSSLYIVGLNQNVLEGTLPSDLGFTLPRLQGFYGEGNLFSGPLPPSIVNASNLVNLDISANSITGPIPINWNSLPNLQVLGLGQNPLADYSQLQDWIFFNSLVNCTLLTYLDFSQNGLRGKLPSSIVNLSTTIETLYLFGNHIYGSIPRDIGKLVNVKDLGIARNFLTGTIPDSIGELSQLGELDFGGNNISGVIPLLLATLLN